The genomic stretch GGTGGTGGTGCCGTCCACCATGAACAACACCCGGTCCGCCTGTTCGATTTCCTGCCAGGCGCGCTCGATGCCGATGCGTTCCACCTCATCGCTGGCGTCGCGCAGCCCGGCGGTGTCGATGATATGCAGCGGCATGCCGTCGATGTGAATATGTTCGCGCAGCACATCGCGGGTGGTGCCGGCGATATCGGTGACGATGGCGGCGTCGCGCCCGGCCAGTGCATTCAGCAGGCTGGATTTACCGGCATTCGGCCGGCCGGCTATCACCACTTTCATGCCTTCGCGCAGCAGGCTGCCCTGACGCGCTTCGGCGCGTACCGCGCCAAGATCGCCGATCACGTCGTTGAGCATGGCTTCGATTTTGCCGTCGGAGAGGAAGTCGATTTCTTCATCGGGAAAATCAATTGCGGCTTCCACATAGATTCGCAGGTGAGTAAGTGCTTCCACTAATTGGTGGATGCGGGTGGAAAACACGCCCTGCAGCGAGTTGACGGCGGAACGGGCCGCCTGCTCGGAGCTGGCGTCGATCAGGTCGGCAATTGCCTCGGCCTGCGCCAGATCCAGTTTGTCATTCAGAAACGCCCGTTCGGAGAACTCGCCGGGACGGGCGATGCGCACGTCAGGCAGCGCCACTACTCGTCTGAGCAGCAGATCGAGAATCACCGGGCCGCCGTGCCCCTGCAGCTCCAGCACGTCTTCGCCGGTAAAGGAGTTCGGACCGGGAAACCACAG from Dickeya fangzhongdai encodes the following:
- the mnmE gene encoding tRNA uridine-5-carboxymethylaminomethyl(34) synthesis GTPase MnmE; translation: MSHTDTIVAQATPPGRGGVGILRISGRQASAVAQAVLGKLPKPRYADYLPFHDADGSVLDQGIALWFPGPNSFTGEDVLELQGHGGPVILDLLLRRVVALPDVRIARPGEFSERAFLNDKLDLAQAEAIADLIDASSEQAARSAVNSLQGVFSTRIHQLVEALTHLRIYVEAAIDFPDEEIDFLSDGKIEAMLNDVIGDLGAVRAEARQGSLLREGMKVVIAGRPNAGKSSLLNALAGRDAAIVTDIAGTTRDVLREHIHIDGMPLHIIDTAGLRDASDEVERIGIERAWQEIEQADRVLFMVDGTTTDAVEPAAIWPEFMARLPKTLPITVVRNKADVTGEPLSIEDVNTYSLIRLSARTGNGVDLLRDHLKQSMGFTSNTEGGFLARRRHLQALEQAAQHLQQGHEQLVGAYAGELLAEELRLAQQALSEITGEFTSDDLLGRIFSSFCIGK